TGGCAACCTGAGCAACCGAATCGAAGTGGCCGGAGCCGTGGACAGCGGCGAACCGGGCGCCTACACCCTCACCTACGGCGTCACCGACAGCGCGGGCAATCGCGCCGTGCCGGTCTCCCGCCAGGTTACCGTCTCCGATTCGCCCAACGATACCGGCGGGGGTACACCCGACGGCGAGAAGCCCGAGACCGGCGCTAATCCCGGCCTGGGGGGTGGAGATGGTCTGCCGCCGACGCGGATGGCCGCGCGAAAACCCGAATCGGAAAAGCCCTTCCCCCAAATCACCGTGCCGGGAATTACCCTGCGGGAAAACTCCGGTGAATACGCGCTGCCCCTTAAATCCGACAACGAAGGAGAAGAAAACCCCACCGGAGACATCACCCCGGAGTCTGTGGCGGGCGGGGATGAGACGTACTCCACGACACGGGCCGCGGGCCTCGTCTCCACCGCCCGCGAGGACGGCCCCAACGGAGCGCCCGGAACCGTCGGCGGCGAATCCGACGGTAGAACCGCCGATAGGCCCCTCACTCGAAGCCCCGGAATACTGATTGTCGTGGCCGGGTTGATGGTGGCCGGGCTCGCCGGGCTCGGGTATCGCCACCAGCGACCTCGGCGCAGAACCCGGTGAGCAAGGCGCCCACGAAGGGGAAGTGGATATTTCCCCGTGCACAAGACTGAAACGCGGATCGCTTGCCCGCGAAGGCCTCTTTCTGGGATACTCTAGAGAACGGCGGCGATTGTTGATCTGCCGCGAGCCAACTCATTAACGCGCACTGTACAAAGAGGAATATACCATGACCACTATGAAACGCTGGACGGCCGCCGTGATGGCCTGCTGTCTTTTCCTGACCATGGCCGGCTGCCAGACCTACGGGGAAGGCGCGGGCGCCGGTGCCGCCGTCGGCGCACTGGCCGGCGGCATCATCGGCCACCAGTCCGGCAATGCCCTGGCGGGCGCCGCCATCGGTGCGGCGGCGGGAGCCCTCGTCGGCGTCGTCGCCCACGACATCAAAGTGCAGCGGGCAAAGAATCGTCAGCAGACCGCCGAAACCTACAAATACACACCCGGCAGCGGCGAGGTCCTTCAAATTGAAGACACCACCGTCTCCCCGGCGGTGGTGCGCCCGGGCGCCACGATTTCCACCTCCCTGCAATACGCCATCATCGGCAACGCGGCGGGCACCCAGGTCACCGAAACCCGGCGCCTGGTCCGCGGGGAAAAGGTCATCGCCGATCTTTCCTCCAAGAAATTCACCCGCGAAGACGGCACCTGGCTTACCACGCAGGACATCAAGCTGCCCGATAGCCTCCAGCCCGGCGCGTATACCATGATTCAGAAAGTCGACACCGCACAGTCGTCCGTCTTCAGTTCGGCCAACTTCACGGTTCAGTAATCCGCATCCTTGAAAACACCCTTCCAGGGCCGGACACCCCTACCGTGGTGGTGTCCGGCCCTTTTGTTGTTCTCACCGGGGTAACTTGATACGATGCCTTACCCTGCTCTTGTATGGGAAAACTATAAGAGCCCGCCCGGCACTCGTGGAGCCACGCAACGCGAAAAAAGGAAACTCAGCCATGAACCATTCCTGGAAATTTGCTGCCGGACGAATCTGCGCCATTACGGCATCGCTCGGCGTCGTTATCATCCTCCTCTCCGGTTGCCCCGACACCGACATCGGCGATACGCCGCCCTTCGATACCACGGGCAACTACGCCGGCACCTACGCCACCAACGCCAAGCAGTTCGGCGGCGCGGAAGATTGCACCTTCGAACTCGAACTGGTCCAGTTCGTGGATCAGCCCCTCATCGCCTATACCTTCGCGGGAATCGCACGCCTGGACTGGGATTGCATCCTCCCGCCCCTGGTCCGCACATCGCTCGGAATCGAATCCGAGGTACTGACCGCGCCGGTGCTGGCCACGCTGGACAATGATGGCGGCTTTGCCCTCGAAGTGGATCTCGACGGCAGCAACATTCCCCCCGCCCTGCTGGCCGCCTTGGACGATTCCGGCGTGGATACGGATATCCCGCTCCAGAGCTTCGCCCTTACCTTCACCGGCACCGGGGAAGACACGGATGACGACGGGCTGATGGACGCATGCTCCGGCACCCTCGACGTGAGCGCCGCCTACGAAGACGAAAGCGGCACGCAGACCATCGATCTCGGTGGCAATTTTGACGTGACCCGCGCGTCGGGTACGTGACGTATCGAATAAGATGACCCTGAGCGCGGTAGTCATGGCAGCCAAAGGAGGGCAATAACCATGTTGGGTTTAGGAAAAATCACTCCGGCGCTGTTAGGACTTTGTGTGTTGGCAACCGGGTGCGACTTGCTCTTTCCGCAAGATTTTGAAAGGTTCGACGGGGCCTTCGAGAAGGTCCCGCTGCCCCCCGGCACCGAGTCATTCCGGATAGACGGAAGCGACAGCACCGATTTCTATTTTAGCTCCGAATACACCAACAAGACGGAGACGGAACTCGCTGAATTCTACCGCACCTTTTTCAAGGACAACGGCTGGACCAGCAATTTCCCTCAGGAGGAAGAAAGCAACGGCCTGCTGGACTACCAGAAGGGTAAGGCGTCCATCAATGTCACCACCGTAGCCATTCGCTCACAAATCCACTTGATGGTCATCTACCGGGAAGACAAGTACACCCACGAGGAATTCGCGAAGCTCGTCGCAGAGAGCGAGACCCCGGAAACGAAAGACCTCATCCGCAGGGTCCAGGAGGCCTACGGCCAGGCCACGTCCTACAGCGACACTGGTTCCTACGAGTGCATCAACGACGGTGAAATCCTGAGCCGTGCCCATTTCAAGACGCGCTATCGCGACCCTGGCGATCTACTCTTCGAATACCAGGATGAAAACACCCACACCCTCAGCAAGCGCGGCGATCAGGTGAAGTACATGTCCGACTTCGACGCCGCACCGACCGAGGACCACGACATCGACCTCGCCATATCGGCCCTCTACGGGGTGACCTCCCGAACCTCCGGGAATATCCCCCAACTCCTGCTGAACCTGGACGAGGGCTCCCTCTTTTATCTGGCGGGCCTGAAATTGCTCGACGAAGCAAAGTCGGAGGACGGCACGCTGTGCCTGCGCCTTCAGGGCGTCGATTTCGGCAGCGAGGAAAACACCCTGTGGATCGGCAAGGAAGACCTGCTTATTCGCAAAATCGAAACCGTGAAGGATCCCGCGAACCGGGAAACCACGATCTACAAGCCACAGACAGGGGTCGAGATTACCGACGGCGAACTTGTTTTCAGGACACCGGAGGCAAAAAACTGATGCGGGTGTACAGGCCCCCTTACTCCCCCGATTCCTCCGCGTACTTCCGATAGTTCAGCTCGGCCTCGGCGTCGCATTCGGCGCAGTACTCATGCGTCATAAAGTGCTGCACCCACTCCGTCCC
The Candidatus Hydrogenedentota bacterium DNA segment above includes these coding regions:
- a CDS encoding DUF5011 domain-containing protein — protein: MAFSRYTRRATIGAGRLPLLLFGALLCCFPLRAQDPPADEGQRNPAQMILFHQHPEDYKGGKQVAVTVYISAFRWDGLTAMGLYETVPEGWTFRGARAIAGAMPSVLPAEGASGVLQFLWIEQSTAPITFQYLLDVPARDSGLRYLSGQVEYRQGEGALTSNVAFSQLTGLADELPVVTLLGAGGMKIALNATFNDPGATATDAEDGNLSNRIEVAGAVDSGEPGAYTLTYGVTDSAGNRAVPVSRQVTVSDSPNDTGGGTPDGEKPETGANPGLGGGDGLPPTRMAARKPESEKPFPQITVPGITLRENSGEYALPLKSDNEGEENPTGDITPESVAGGDETYSTTRAAGLVSTAREDGPNGAPGTVGGESDGRTADRPLTRSPGILIVVAGLMVAGLAGLGYRHQRPRRRTR